In Chitinophaga oryzae, the sequence TACGGCTTCAGCCATGATATTGTTTTCGATGCGCAGTTCAGCTGCAGCTATTTCCTGTTCCAGTATAGGATGCAGCCTTCTCATGTACGTTAGCTCCCTCTCCTGCTCAGGTGTGGCAAGGCCGAGTAAATAACGTTCAATTACTCCACTGTCAATATAGTTTTTTAAGTCCAAAGCAATGATTTAAAAAACCGCATACCCATCAAACATGATTGATAAACAAAATATCTACGAACCGGAACGGCCGGTTGGATTGTAAAATTGAGAAAATAATTTAAATAACGGCTTGCCACAGGTTATATTATATATAAAAATTATTTGCTTTTTGCTCATGTATAAGCACTGTAGCAGCAGGGACTTCTTCCTGTTTTTCTTTCTCCTGACGGTATTTCAGGTAATAGAATATGGCAAAAAAGAGAAAGATTTTGGACAGGATAAAAATAATGATGAAGAATATTTTCCACCAGCGATGTACCGAGATATGGCTTCCGTCTTTTGGCTGGATGTTGATAAATGTATAGTTGGACTGTGCGTCTGCCTGGGCGCCGGCATACTCCCAGCGTACTTTCTGGAGTACCCGTTCCCGTATTTCCACCGGCGGCAGTACCGCTTCGTCGAAGCAGGCTTTTTCCAGCCGGCGTTCCGCCAGTTCCACCTCTGTGTCCAGTTCAGGAAACAGTTTTCTCATGTGTTCCAGCTCCTCCACCTCCGTTTCGGAAGCGAGGCCCAGCACATAAGACTCGATGATGCCGCTTTCGATATAAAATTTTAGTTCCAATGTTCTTTTAAGAATTTTCGGAAGGCTTTCATTGCTTCCCCCAGTATTTCATTTACCTGCCCTTCTGGTATGGCCAGCATACGGGCTATAGTTGTGATCGATAAACCTTTAAAATAACTCAGCCGGAATACCTGCTGTTCCGAAGCCGGTAGTAAGATATAGAACTGCTGCAGGATACCTTCTTCTTTCTTCATCAGCTCTGTCCCTGTGAGCGCCGTTTCCGGGATGGCTTCCTTA encodes:
- a CDS encoding RNA polymerase sigma factor, coding for MLIERLTLGDPAAKELLYDRYAGALYGVVLQLVPVKDRANDVIVKVFAWAFHHINAFHSSGFRTLFAWLLRKTRELAIKEAIPETALTGTELMKKEEGILQQFYILLPASEQQVFRLSYFKGLSITTIARMLAIPEGQVNEILGEAMKAFRKFLKEHWN